CATGGCCAGCGGCAGCACGTGATGGAAGACCGATTGCATCTTGGAGGCACCGACACCCAGGGCCGCGTCCCGGATCGACGGCGGCACCGATTTCAGCGAGGCACGGGTCGAGATGATGATCGTCGGCAGGGTCATCAGCGTGAGCACCAGCCCACCGACCAGCGGCGCGGATTGTGGCAATTCCATGAACTGGATGAAGACCGCCAGACCAAGGATGCCGAAAACAATGGACGGCACCGCCGCGAGGTTCGAGATATTGACCTCGATCACGTCCGTGAACCAGTTTTTCGGCGCGAATTCCTCGAGGTAGATCGAGGTCGCGACGCCGATCGGCAGCGACAGGCACAGCACAACCAGCATCATGAAGAAGGACCCGACCATCGAGGCCCCGATACCCGCCTGTTCCGGGCGGCTTTCCGAGGCGTCGGTGCCGAAGATGAAGGACCAGTTGAACTGACGGCGCAGCAGCCCGGCCTCGCGCAACTCGTCCGTCAGATCCAGGTGGGCGGCGTCGAGGTTCTTGTCGCGTGCCAGCGCCTCGCGCGTCACCCGGCCCTTTTCGTAGCCATCGACACGGGATGAGGCCAGAACCTTGAAATCGACGGTCTCGCCGACCTGATCAGGATGGCTCAGCACGTAGTCACGCACCTGCGCCGGTACGGCCGAGGACACCAGCTTGCGCAGGTCCGCTGGCTTGGCCAAGGTGTTTTCGATCCCCTGGGCGTCCAGCAGATCGACCAGCGACTGGTCGATCATACCGTTGTAGCCAAAGGTCGTGGTCTTGCTGATCACGTTGATATCGCCGGTGTTATCGGGATCCAGCTTTTCCTGGGACAGGTGGACCGGCACTTCGATGAAGGTCTGGGTAAAGGCCGGGATGCCGTTGCGCACGATGGCGACCAGCAAGATGACCAGGAAGACCAGGCCGATCCCGACCGCCGTCATGCCGTACCAGCGGAACCGGCGTTCGGCAGCATTACGGCGGCGGGTGCGGGTATCCTGGCTCAGCAGTGATCCGGGCGTGCCGGCGGTCGGAGTCGGACCGGAGACGGTTGCGTCGGTCATTCGTATTGCTCCCGGTATTTGCGCACGATCCAGAGCGCGAAGACGTTGAGGCCGAGGGTGATGACAAAGAGCGTCATGCCGAGCGCGAAGGCAACCAGTGCCTCGGGGCTGGCGAAATCCGCATCCCCGGTCAACTGGCTGACGATCTTGGCGGTGACGGTCGTCATGGCTTCGAAGGGGTTCATGCTGAGCCGTGCCGCGGCCCCTGCCCCCAGAACCACGATCATGGTTTCGCCGATGGCGCGCGACGCGGCCAGCAGCACAGCGCCGACGATCCCCGGCAACGCGGCCGGGATGACGACCTGGCGGATGGTCTCGGACCGGGTGGCGCCCAGCCCGTAGGAGCCGTCGCGCATGGATTGCGGCACGGCGTTGATGATGTCATCGGACAGCGAACTGACGAAGGGGATCAGCATGATCCCCATGACCAGGCCGGCGGTCATGACGGCGGTGCCACCCGACATCCAACCGACGGTGCCGGGCCCGAAGGCGTCCAGCAGCAGCGGGCCGACGGTCAGCAGTGCGAACATCCCGTAGACAATGGTCGGGATACCCGCCAGCAGTTCGATCAATGGCTTGGCAAAGCTGCGTACGGGGCGCGAGGCATACTCCGACAGGTAGATCGCCGCGAACAGCCCGATCGGGACCGACACCGCCAGCGCGATCAGCGAGATGTAGAAGGTGCCCCAAAGCAGCGGCAGGATGCCCAGTTCGGATCCCCCGCCGAAGGATGGCGCCCAGGTCGTGCCGAAGAAGAAATCCCAGGCGGAATAGAGCCGGAAGAACTGGATCGTGTTCGCCAGCAGGGAAAAGACGATGCCGACCGTGGTCAGGATGGCGAGCGAGGCCGCCAGGATCAGCAGCGCCAGCATCACCTTTTCGACGGAGTTGCGGGCACGGTAATCCTTGTCGGTCCGGCTCAGGGCCAGCACCAGACCACCTGCGGCCAAAAGCAACACGACGATGCTGCGGAGCAGGTTGGCGGTGTCGTTCAGGCTGCGGAACCGCTTGGCGGCTTCCAGCGTCACCGGCGTAATGTCGGAACCGACGGCGATTCCGACCGAGGCCAGGATGGCGCGAATATCGGTGGCATCCGCATCCAGCGCCTCAAGCTCCTCGGGGCTGACCGCGTCACGGGACAGCGCCATTTCAAGACCGAAGGCGACACGGCGTACATCGGACATCATCAGGCTCAACGCGCCGGATGTCTCATAGGCCGTTTCCGGGATCATGTGTTGGGTGCTGCGTTCAACGACCGTCGGCTGGGCAATCAGCCAGACCCCGAGAACGATCAGCGCCGGGACGGTCACGAAAAGCGCGACATTGGTCCCGTAATAAGAAGGAAGGGAGTGAAGAAAACGACTGTCTCCACCGGCCGACGCCAGGGCGCGGCGGCGTCCCAGGACGAAGCCGATGACGGCAAGCGCCAGGACGATCAGAAAAATCCAGGTAGCCGGCATGAGTTACTCGCTGGAAAAAGTGAAAATCTGCCGGACCATGGGGGCGGGACATCCGCCCTGCCCCCATGGTCCGGCAATCAGGCGACGCGGACCCGAGGGGATCCGCATCGCCCGGAACATGATTACATGTTCGAACCCATGGTTTCTTCGTCGGCAACCATCGACTGGGTATCGGCCAGCTCGGGGTCGGACACCAGTCCATAGGCGGACAGCGGGCCGGAGGGGCCTGCGATGTCATCGGAAACGAAGAACTCGGAGAACTCTTTCAGGCCGGGGATGACGCCCAGGTGTGCCTTCTTGATGTAGAAGTACAGCGGACGCGACACCGGGTATTCGCCCGAGGCGATGGTTTCGGTCGAAGGTTCGACGCCGGTCATGGTGGCGACCTTCAGCTTGTCGGTGTTGTTCTCGTAGAACGCCAGACCGAAGACACCCAGACCATGCGGGTTGGAGTCGATGCGGGCCAGGGTCTCGGTGTAGTCGCCGTCGATGTCGACCGACTTGCCGTCGGTGCGGACCGCCATGCAAGCGTGCTCGACAGCATCTTCGTCCATGCCCAGCTCGGCCATGGCTGCCATGGCGCCGGTGTCTTCGCAGCCCTGCAGCAGGACTTTTTCTTCAAAGACTTCACGGGTGCCGTGCTTGGTGCCGGGGATGAAGGCCATGATCTCTTCGCTCGGCAGATCGGCGTTCACTTCGTCCCAGGTCATGTTGGGGTTGGTGACCATTTCGCCGTCCATGGGGATCTCGGCCGCCAGGGCGTTGAACCAGTCGGAAGGCTCGAAGGCGGTGAATTCCGGGCCGTTCAGCTGCGAGGCAAAGACGATGCCGTCATAGCCGATGCGGACTTCGATGATGTCGGTCACGCCGGCGTCGGCACAGGCCGCGATTTCCTTTTCGCGGATGCCGCGCGAGGCGTTCGCGATGTCGATGGTGTTTTCGCCAACACCTTCGCAGAAACGCTTGAGGCCGGCGGAGGATCCACCGGATTCCACGACCGGGGTCGGGAATTCGAAGTTTTCGCCGAAGGCTTCGGCCACGATCGAGGCGTAGGGTAGAACGGTGGAGGACCCTGCAACCTGGATCTGGTCGCGGGCGGCAGCGGCAGTGGCAGAGACTGCGGCAACGGCGAGAGCAGATGCGGTCAGTTTCATGATGGACATGGTTTGCTCCTGTAAACTTGGTTGAGTCACCCGGTGAGAGGCAGTGACTTCACCGCCCCTGCTAGGCACTCCGCGCAATGCTTTTGTGACAGAAGTGTAACGCTTTTATGACATGCCCTTAGGTAAGCCCGTAAAGAACTGAAAACGCTCCGGACACCGCCCGCGCCGGGATGCGCCGCCTCCGGACCGGAGCGGGATTTCCCGAGCGCGTTCAATATCCTGCGCCCTTGGGTCGTCAGGCGGCGGGCAGGATGATCCGGATCGAGGTCCCCTCGCCTAACGTCGAGGCAATCCGCATCCGGCCCCGGTGGCGGTTGACGATATGCTTGACGATGGCCAGGCCAAGCCCGGTTCCGCCCATTTCGCGCGAGCGGTGCGAATCCACCCGGTAGAAGCGTTCGGTCAATCGCGGTAGGTGCAGTTCGTCGATGCCGGGACCGTGGTCCGTGACCGTGAGCGAGATCCCGGGACCGCGCAGATTCTCCATCTCGGCCGGGCCGGACAGGGTGATGTCGACCTCGCCCGCGCCGCCATACTTGATCGCGTTCTCGACCAGATTGGTCAGCACCTGGCGCAGTTGATCCGGGTCGCCCTGGACGAATACCTCGTCCTGATCGCAGCGCAGGTTCACCTGCACCCGGGCGTCGCGTGCCAGCGGTGTCAGCGCATTGCGCACCGATTGGATCAGGCCGAACATCTCGACCCGTTCGGTAGGCCGCATTCGGGCATCGCCCTCGACCTGGCTCAGCGAAAGCAGGTCCTTGACCAGACGTTCCATCCGCCCGCCCTCGTTGGCCATGATCTCAAGAAACCTGTCACGCGCGGCCTCGTCGTTGCGAGCCGGCCCGCGCAGGGTCTCGATGAACCCCAGCAGCGCGGTCAGGGGGGTGCGCAATTCATGGCTGACATTGGCGACGAAATCGCGGCGCATGATTTCGGCCTTTTCCAGCAGGCTGATGTCCTGAAAACAGACGACCACCCCCTGCCCGACCACGGAATCGACGTAGGAACAGGTCACCTCGTAACTGGTTTCCACGCCCTGCCGCGTCACCAGGTAGCGGGTCTGCTGGGGCTGGCGATCCCGCAGGCAGGCCTCGACCGCGTCCAGCACGGCCGGCTGGCGGATGACGGTGATGAAATGCCGCCCCGTGATCGAAGGCCCGAACAGCGACCCGGTCCGGGCGTTGGCGGCGATGATGCGCTCTCCGCGCCCGACAAGCATGGCCGGCAGGGGAATGGCGCTCAGAAGCGCAGTGATGGACGTATCAGTCATGAAAGCGCCTTTTCTGGCAGGCGTGGTCAGATCGCCGTCAACCCGTCGCGGAACCGTCGCATGTTCTGCTGGTAATGCAGCGCCGAGGCCTGCAGTTTCTGTTCCCAGTCCGCCCCGAGGCTGCGCACCACCTTGCCGGGCGATCCGAGCACCATGGAATTATCAGGGATTTCCTTGCCTTCGGTCACCAGGGCGCCGGCCCCGATCAGGCAATTGCGTCCGATAATTGCGCCATTCAGCACCGTGGCGCCCATGCCGATCAAGGAGTTCTCGCCGATGGTGCAGCCGTGCAGCATGGCCTTGTGCCCGATGGTGCAATCGCGCCCGATCCGAAGGGGAAAGCCCATGTCGGTATGCAGCACGCAGTTCTCCTGCACATTGCTGCCCGCGCCGATCTCGATCACCTCGTTGTCTCCGCGCAGGGTACAACCGAACCAGACCGACGCCGCGCTGCCAATCACCACCCGGCCGATGACATTGGCATCCGGCGCGATCCAGAAATCGCCGTTCTCGGGCGTTTGCGGGGCCTGGCCGTCGAGCGAATAAAGCGTCATGTGCGGTCTCCGAATTCGGTGTTCAGCCCACGCACCAGTTCGACGATGCCCGGCTGTTGCGACAGGCGCAGTCGTTCCGCGCAGATGATCGTGCGCAGCTTTTCTTCCGTGGCTTCGAGATCCTCGTTGACCAGCACGTAGTCGTATTCGGGCCAATGACTGATCTCGTCCAGGCTTTGCGCCATGCGGCTGGCGATCACCTCGGCGCTGTCCTGATCGCGGCTGATCAGGCGGCGTTCCAGTTCGATCATCGAAGGTGGCAGGATGAAGATCGACAAAACATGCTTGCCCAGAGCCGAGGTCCGGATCTGCTGACCGCCCTGCCAGTCGATGTCGAACAAAAGGTCCGTGCCGCCGTCGATCGCCTGCTCGACCGGACCGCGGGGCGAGCCGTAGGAATTGCCGAATACCGTGGCATGTTCCAGCATCTGGTCTCGGGCAACCAGGTCGTCGAAATCTTCCCGGCTGTGGAAATAGTATTCCCGTCCGTGGACTTCACCGGCCCGGGGCGCCCGGGTCGTGGCAGAGACCGAGAACCGGATATCCGGGTCCCAGGCCAGCAGCCGCTTGGAAAGAGTCGATTTCCCCGCCCCGGAAGGCGACGACAGGATAATCAACAGACCGCGCCGAATGCTCATGAACCACTTCCCGGAGTTTGGTGTCTTTCGCCCGTGTTATGCAGGTTTTGCCCTGCTCGGCAACCGGGCCGGGCCCGCGACCTATTCGATGTTCTGCACCTGCTCGCGCATCTGGTCGATCACCGCCTTCATTTCCAGACCCGCCGCACTCAACGCGCTGTCCTGGGATTTCGCGCAAAGTGTATTGGCTTCACGGTTGAACTCCTGACTCAGGAAATCGAGCTTGCGCCCGATGGGCCCTGTTTCCGCCAGCAGTTCACGCGCCGCCACGACATGGACGCCCAGGCGGTCCAGCTCTTCGGTCACGTCGGACTTGATGGCAATGATCGCCAGCTCCTGCGCAATCCGTTGCGGGTCCTGCCCCGGCAAGGTTTCGAGAACGCGGTTCAGGGCGATGCGGATCGCGTCGGCCGTTTTCGGGGCGCGGGCCTTGGCGGCGCGCTCGGCCTCGGCGATCAGGGCCTCGATGCGGGCCAGTTGCGCCAGAAGGACCTCGGCAATCGCGGCGCCTTCGCGGTCACGCATCTCCATGAAATCGGCCAGCACGGGGTCGAAATCAGCCAGAAGGTCACCCAGAAGGCCCGAGCTGTCGACCTCGGCCGCGACGGTGTCCAGAACGCCGCGCAGGGGCAGCAGATCTGCGGCCCGCGACGGCGCAAGGGTCAGCCCGCGCACCGCTGCGGCCTTTTCAACGTCCGCCAACGCCTCCAGAACCGCAGAGAGCTGCGCGGAATTCAGCGTCAGGGCAGTGGCGGCCTCGTCGCGGCTCACGCGCAGGTTCAGCGTCACATTGCCCCGCGCCGGTCCGGTTTCTCCCTGTCCGAGACGTTTGCGCAAACCGGCTTCCAGCCCGGCAATCCAGTCGGGCACACGCAGACGCAGATCCAGCCCCTTGGCGTTGACCGACCGAATCTCCCAGGTCCAGTGAAAGCTGCCCGCCTGGCCCTGTGCGGTGGAAAAGGCCGTCATCGATCGTGCCATGGGTCTGCTCTGCTCCTGCGTTGCAGCATTCAAATGCTATCCGAAATCATATCGCCCGCCCTGCCTCTTCTTCGCAACCCCCGGAAATAAAAGTGAAAAGGTCGGGAAACTGCGCCGGGTCCGGGCC
The Pseudooceanicola algae genome window above contains:
- the pstA gene encoding phosphate ABC transporter permease PstA; translated protein: MTDATVSGPTPTAGTPGSLLSQDTRTRRRNAAERRFRWYGMTAVGIGLVFLVILLVAIVRNGIPAFTQTFIEVPVHLSQEKLDPDNTGDINVISKTTTFGYNGMIDQSLVDLLDAQGIENTLAKPADLRKLVSSAVPAQVRDYVLSHPDQVGETVDFKVLASSRVDGYEKGRVTREALARDKNLDAAHLDLTDELREAGLLRRQFNWSFIFGTDASESRPEQAGIGASMVGSFFMMLVVLCLSLPIGVATSIYLEEFAPKNWFTDVIEVNISNLAAVPSIVFGILGLAVFIQFMELPQSAPLVGGLVLTLMTLPTIIISTRASLKSVPPSIRDAALGVGASKMQSVFHHVLPLAMPGILTGTIIGLAQALGETAPLLLIGMVGYIASNFPDGVASGFLDPNSAMPAQIYEWAKRADPAYYERAWGGIIILLIFLLSMNIIAIILRRRFERRW
- the pstC gene encoding phosphate ABC transporter permease subunit PstC — protein: MPATWIFLIVLALAVIGFVLGRRRALASAGGDSRFLHSLPSYYGTNVALFVTVPALIVLGVWLIAQPTVVERSTQHMIPETAYETSGALSLMMSDVRRVAFGLEMALSRDAVSPEELEALDADATDIRAILASVGIAVGSDITPVTLEAAKRFRSLNDTANLLRSIVVLLLAAGGLVLALSRTDKDYRARNSVEKVMLALLILAASLAILTTVGIVFSLLANTIQFFRLYSAWDFFFGTTWAPSFGGGSELGILPLLWGTFYISLIALAVSVPIGLFAAIYLSEYASRPVRSFAKPLIELLAGIPTIVYGMFALLTVGPLLLDAFGPGTVGWMSGGTAVMTAGLVMGIMLIPFVSSLSDDIINAVPQSMRDGSYGLGATRSETIRQVVIPAALPGIVGAVLLAASRAIGETMIVVLGAGAAARLSMNPFEAMTTVTAKIVSQLTGDADFASPEALVAFALGMTLFVITLGLNVFALWIVRKYREQYE
- a CDS encoding substrate-binding domain-containing protein, with the protein product MSIMKLTASALAVAAVSATAAAARDQIQVAGSSTVLPYASIVAEAFGENFEFPTPVVESGGSSAGLKRFCEGVGENTIDIANASRGIREKEIAACADAGVTDIIEVRIGYDGIVFASQLNGPEFTAFEPSDWFNALAAEIPMDGEMVTNPNMTWDEVNADLPSEEIMAFIPGTKHGTREVFEEKVLLQGCEDTGAMAAMAELGMDEDAVEHACMAVRTDGKSVDIDGDYTETLARIDSNPHGLGVFGLAFYENNTDKLKVATMTGVEPSTETIASGEYPVSRPLYFYIKKAHLGVIPGLKEFSEFFVSDDIAGPSGPLSAYGLVSDPELADTQSMVADEETMGSNM
- a CDS encoding ATP-binding protein — translated: MTDTSITALLSAIPLPAMLVGRGERIIAANARTGSLFGPSITGRHFITVIRQPAVLDAVEACLRDRQPQQTRYLVTRQGVETSYEVTCSYVDSVVGQGVVVCFQDISLLEKAEIMRRDFVANVSHELRTPLTALLGFIETLRGPARNDEAARDRFLEIMANEGGRMERLVKDLLSLSQVEGDARMRPTERVEMFGLIQSVRNALTPLARDARVQVNLRCDQDEVFVQGDPDQLRQVLTNLVENAIKYGGAGEVDITLSGPAEMENLRGPGISLTVTDHGPGIDELHLPRLTERFYRVDSHRSREMGGTGLGLAIVKHIVNRHRGRMRIASTLGEGTSIRIILPAA
- a CDS encoding gamma carbonic anhydrase family protein, which translates into the protein MTLYSLDGQAPQTPENGDFWIAPDANVIGRVVIGSAASVWFGCTLRGDNEVIEIGAGSNVQENCVLHTDMGFPLRIGRDCTIGHKAMLHGCTIGENSLIGMGATVLNGAIIGRNCLIGAGALVTEGKEIPDNSMVLGSPGKVVRSLGADWEQKLQASALHYQQNMRRFRDGLTAI
- the gmk gene encoding guanylate kinase, which codes for MSIRRGLLIILSSPSGAGKSTLSKRLLAWDPDIRFSVSATTRAPRAGEVHGREYYFHSREDFDDLVARDQMLEHATVFGNSYGSPRGPVEQAIDGGTDLLFDIDWQGGQQIRTSALGKHVLSIFILPPSMIELERRLISRDQDSAEVIASRMAQSLDEISHWPEYDYVLVNEDLEATEEKLRTIICAERLRLSQQPGIVELVRGLNTEFGDRT
- a CDS encoding YicC/YloC family endoribonuclease produces the protein MARSMTAFSTAQGQAGSFHWTWEIRSVNAKGLDLRLRVPDWIAGLEAGLRKRLGQGETGPARGNVTLNLRVSRDEAATALTLNSAQLSAVLEALADVEKAAAVRGLTLAPSRAADLLPLRGVLDTVAAEVDSSGLLGDLLADFDPVLADFMEMRDREGAAIAEVLLAQLARIEALIAEAERAAKARAPKTADAIRIALNRVLETLPGQDPQRIAQELAIIAIKSDVTEELDRLGVHVVAARELLAETGPIGRKLDFLSQEFNREANTLCAKSQDSALSAAGLEMKAVIDQMREQVQNIE